Part of the Bacteroidota bacterium genome is shown below.
CAGAGCGAGCACCGCCTGTGGGTTGGCGTTGGCCTGCGCCAGGGCGACCGTGGCCGTCTGCTGCAGGATCTGCAGCTTGGCCACACGCAGCTGCTCGCGGGCGAAGTCCGCATCGAAGACCCGGCTGCGCGCCCCCTCGGTGTTCGT
Proteins encoded:
- a CDS encoding flagellin, with the translated sequence TNTEGARSRVFDADFAREQLRVAKLQILQQTATVALAQANANPQAVLALFRQ